One genomic segment of Cardinium endosymbiont of Philonthus spinipes includes these proteins:
- a CDS encoding PD-(D/E)XK nuclease family protein encodes MFTNPIKTIQHPPFLAEVVAYLNKSNSLKKRRLLIFPTWLSIDYFQTLWTQQADCLTLPEWMLMHSKLAPLPTLALLSRLHKLAQHIFNRAESFEQFYSWGTTLLEDFNKIDSHLVNGTALFAALMQHKQLTSDGFVTQLKVGTLPLFQQKEDPVFWKQLPLLYQAFREKLIAEGKGYEGLCHSMAQPLPEIMDAYQEVIFIGFNLLTPAQEQFIRQCQAAVATTFFWDVDPHYLDNGVNIAGHYLRQHREKKWFDHTFPMGTYLNDPNKKVFAIEASTSVAQVQAVIAALEEKTDDGKPRFLPSQTAIVVSGSDLLIPLLDQLSNLSIPLHCRLDYPFHATVIYTLVEQLVALWEASVAGSEQIYRHMANLLALWHPFAEETVQAEITVMRQSLDACKLVDPFGLWLHQEGLLLYLQKGLTYIYTHFTETKQLFLELNKAALHHLLDYIEGLMAEMTDCSTAFFLNGLKQSKVHFHQANALTGLYIVEVSYSHNLDFEHIFFLNMNEGSFPKLTRNDSFLPYSLCYHFGLPLVDKVAEHTTAYGFYRLLQRAQVVYCYYAQKNHLDGSGEMNRLLIQLTFDSKLTITQSCHALQLFKRPIAAISIDKDSKVMELLDRFLGQEAASILTPSALTTYLSCPLQFYFSYLLRLKQEVGATDGADAIQLGIIFHDVMARLYSPFVAMQVDSKMVVQLKSIIKTRIKEAMAARGAVFSTPILIHALLDKLVAGMLDLDDADGPFTLLGVEVAIKHPMVLDSKRKIWLGGVLDRIDRHNQVIRIIDYKTGLSNCKISSITSLFDPTKIKKNRAVFQLFFYAWLFQSLHGADYQQPIMPYLISIREIFLKGYAPGIFMQQANGGKQYQRIEDVQEYAQPFQEGLKELLLEIFNPAIPFTQTEDLEICRYCPYVRICQRD; translated from the coding sequence ATGTTTACAAATCCAATAAAAACCATACAACACCCTCCTTTTTTGGCAGAGGTTGTTGCGTACTTAAATAAGTCTAATAGCCTGAAGAAAAGGCGCCTGTTGATATTTCCCACATGGTTGTCTATTGATTATTTTCAAACTTTGTGGACGCAGCAAGCTGATTGTTTGACTTTGCCTGAGTGGATGCTGATGCATAGCAAGCTGGCTCCCCTACCTACTTTGGCTTTGTTGAGCAGACTGCATAAACTAGCGCAGCATATTTTCAATAGAGCGGAATCCTTCGAGCAATTTTATAGTTGGGGGACTACTCTTTTAGAAGACTTTAATAAGATAGACAGCCACCTGGTCAATGGAACTGCGTTGTTTGCAGCCTTAATGCAGCACAAGCAACTGACCAGCGATGGATTTGTAACTCAACTCAAGGTTGGAACGCTACCACTATTTCAACAAAAAGAAGACCCTGTTTTTTGGAAACAATTGCCCCTGCTATATCAAGCTTTTAGAGAAAAGCTTATAGCGGAAGGTAAAGGGTATGAAGGGTTATGCCATAGCATGGCCCAACCTTTACCGGAAATAATGGATGCCTATCAGGAAGTAATCTTTATTGGATTTAATTTACTAACGCCTGCCCAAGAGCAGTTTATAAGGCAATGTCAGGCAGCTGTGGCGACTACTTTTTTCTGGGATGTTGATCCCCATTATTTAGATAATGGAGTCAATATAGCAGGCCATTACCTGCGTCAGCATAGGGAAAAAAAATGGTTTGACCATACTTTCCCTATGGGTACCTATTTGAATGATCCTAATAAAAAGGTTTTCGCAATAGAAGCATCTACTTCGGTAGCACAGGTGCAAGCAGTGATAGCAGCTTTAGAAGAAAAAACAGATGATGGAAAGCCAAGGTTTTTGCCTAGTCAAACTGCAATCGTGGTAAGTGGCAGCGATCTACTGATCCCTTTATTGGATCAGCTCTCTAACCTATCTATTCCGCTCCATTGTAGGTTGGATTATCCATTCCATGCTACGGTGATCTATACCTTAGTAGAGCAATTGGTAGCGCTTTGGGAAGCCTCTGTTGCAGGGAGTGAGCAAATATATCGCCATATGGCTAATCTCTTGGCATTATGGCATCCATTTGCGGAAGAGACGGTTCAGGCAGAGATCACTGTTATGCGCCAATCACTGGATGCATGTAAGCTAGTCGATCCCTTTGGCTTATGGCTCCATCAAGAAGGGCTGCTTCTCTACTTACAGAAGGGATTAACCTATATCTATACCCATTTTACGGAGACCAAGCAGTTGTTCTTGGAACTGAATAAAGCAGCATTGCATCATCTATTGGATTATATAGAGGGGCTAATGGCAGAAATGACCGACTGTTCCACTGCTTTTTTCTTAAATGGTTTGAAGCAGAGTAAGGTGCACTTCCATCAAGCAAACGCTTTAACGGGGCTCTATATTGTGGAGGTCTCCTACTCCCATAACTTAGATTTTGAACATATTTTTTTTCTGAATATGAATGAAGGGAGCTTCCCTAAGCTTACCCGTAATGACTCCTTTTTACCCTATAGTCTGTGTTATCATTTTGGGTTACCGTTGGTAGATAAAGTAGCAGAACATACAACTGCTTATGGCTTTTATAGATTGCTGCAGCGTGCTCAAGTTGTTTATTGTTATTATGCTCAAAAAAATCATTTAGATGGTTCTGGTGAAATGAATCGACTGTTGATACAATTGACTTTTGATAGTAAGTTAACCATAACACAGTCATGTCATGCCCTGCAGTTGTTCAAAAGGCCAATAGCTGCTATATCTATTGACAAGGATAGTAAAGTGATGGAGTTATTAGATAGGTTTCTCGGCCAGGAAGCTGCTTCCATCCTGACGCCTTCTGCGTTAACTACGTATTTGTCTTGTCCGCTTCAATTTTATTTTAGCTATTTGCTCCGCCTTAAGCAGGAGGTTGGTGCAACAGATGGCGCAGATGCCATCCAGTTGGGTATAATATTTCATGATGTTATGGCCAGGTTGTACAGCCCTTTTGTAGCGATGCAGGTGGATTCAAAGATGGTCGTACAGCTTAAATCAATAATAAAAACAAGGATAAAAGAAGCTATGGCTGCTCGGGGTGCAGTGTTCAGCACACCTATCTTGATCCATGCGCTACTGGACAAGTTGGTAGCCGGTATGTTGGACTTAGATGACGCAGATGGACCCTTTACCCTTTTGGGTGTTGAGGTAGCCATCAAACACCCCATGGTTTTAGATAGCAAGAGAAAGATCTGGCTTGGTGGTGTATTAGATCGTATAGATAGGCACAACCAGGTGATCCGTATTATAGATTATAAAACAGGATTGTCCAATTGCAAAATATCCAGTATAACCAGCCTGTTTGATCCTACTAAAATTAAAAAAAACAGAGCTGTTTTTCAGCTGTTTTTTTATGCTTGGCTTTTTCAGTCGCTACACGGAGCTGATTACCAGCAACCGATCATGCCTTACTTGATTTCTATTCGCGAGATTTTTTTGAAGGGTTATGCGCCTGGTATCTTTATGCAACAAGCTAATGGTGGCAAACAGTACCAACGGATCGAGGATGTTCAGGAATATGCACAACCATTTCAAGAAGGGCTCAAGGAGCTGCTGTTAGAGATATTTAACCCTGCAATACCTTTTACCCAAACAGAAGACTTAGAAATATGTCGCTATTGCCCATATGTGCGCATTTGTCAAAGGGATTAG
- the hslU gene encoding ATP-dependent protease ATPase subunit HslU: protein MSTDPHALTPKAIVQELDKYIIGQAEAKRNVAVALRNRWRRMQVTEQLKEDIIPNNILMIGPTGVGKTEIARRLAKIAKVPFTKVEASKFTEVGYVGRDVESMVRDLVERAIAMVKAEKMEALQHKAAQQVEEIILDILLPPLHPQSTTGPCTEQSSYATREHFREKLSSGALDQQQIEIKVAKVPPSGNINNLGMGPAMEEGFVMNFQDMLSSFLPKQTKKRKVTIAEARTLLLAEELAKLIDMHAVKEEALARASNTGIIFIDEIDKIAHTGPGNNPGVSREGVQRDLLPIVEGSTVQTKHGPIETDHILFIGAGAFHMAKPSDLIPELQGRFPIRVTLENLSEKDFYKILDEPKSALPIQYQALLSVEKVSLIFSPEAKQEIAATAYLLNEEIENIGARRLQTVMSHLLTPILFDVPDTIAPHTAITITKEMVQEALAGLIKRKDLSSYIL, encoded by the coding sequence ATGTCAACCGATCCACACGCCCTCACACCCAAAGCAATTGTACAAGAGCTTGATAAATATATTATCGGTCAGGCAGAAGCCAAACGCAACGTTGCAGTTGCACTACGCAATAGGTGGCGCAGAATGCAAGTTACGGAACAGCTCAAAGAGGATATTATTCCAAACAATATTTTAATGATTGGGCCCACTGGCGTTGGCAAAACAGAAATAGCTAGGCGATTGGCTAAAATTGCAAAAGTTCCCTTTACGAAAGTAGAAGCCTCTAAATTTACAGAAGTAGGCTATGTGGGGCGTGATGTAGAAAGCATGGTCAGGGATTTGGTGGAACGTGCTATCGCCATGGTAAAGGCAGAAAAAATGGAAGCGCTCCAACACAAGGCGGCTCAGCAAGTAGAAGAAATTATTTTAGATATATTGCTGCCTCCGCTTCATCCACAAAGCACAACAGGCCCATGCACAGAGCAAAGCAGCTATGCTACTCGGGAGCATTTTCGTGAAAAGCTCAGCAGTGGCGCACTGGATCAACAGCAAATAGAGATTAAAGTAGCCAAAGTGCCTCCTTCTGGTAATATAAATAATCTAGGTATGGGGCCTGCTATGGAAGAAGGGTTTGTAATGAACTTTCAAGATATGCTCAGTAGCTTTTTACCTAAGCAAACTAAAAAAAGAAAAGTAACCATTGCAGAAGCACGTACGCTATTATTAGCAGAGGAACTGGCCAAGCTCATTGACATGCATGCGGTTAAAGAAGAAGCCTTAGCCAGAGCCAGCAATACCGGTATTATTTTTATAGATGAAATTGATAAAATTGCCCATACCGGACCAGGAAATAACCCAGGTGTAAGTCGAGAAGGGGTGCAACGCGACCTTTTACCCATTGTAGAAGGGAGTACGGTACAAACCAAACACGGCCCTATCGAAACAGATCATATTCTTTTTATTGGAGCCGGTGCTTTTCATATGGCCAAGCCATCTGACCTCATTCCAGAATTACAAGGCCGCTTTCCCATTCGTGTAACATTAGAAAACCTCTCAGAAAAGGATTTTTATAAGATTCTAGATGAACCTAAAAGCGCATTACCCATCCAATACCAGGCGCTGTTATCAGTAGAAAAGGTTAGCCTAATATTTAGCCCAGAAGCCAAACAAGAAATTGCAGCTACCGCCTATCTACTCAATGAAGAGATAGAAAACATTGGTGCCAGGCGGTTGCAAACAGTAATGAGCCATCTATTAACCCCTATACTATTCGACGTGCCCGATACCATCGCCCCCCATACAGCTATTACAATCACCAAAGAAATGGTTCAAGAAGCACTAGCTGGGTTAATAAAACGGAAAGATTTGAGTAGTTATATTTTATAA
- the rseP gene encoding RIP metalloprotease RseP encodes MAFLIKTIQFLAALFIMVGIHELGHLLFAKLFKMRVNSYMIGFPPKIFKVKWGETEYALGSIPLGGAVQIAGMVDESLTTDHLQNSPQPWEFRSKPAWQRLITILGGIAFNLISGILIWIGLTYLIGYTYLPKDEVNKYGIMPNALAIQMGFKPGDKIIQINGEDFEDFNDTISPNLLLRSKSYYTIHRDGALLRLPITENAIENLSDIKKGLLLRPIYPCVVQSVSPNSSAERAGLMAGDQILALAGQSTLDIEMLHAIVKTCLGQEVEIVYLRDGVRKSTQIQMDEQRLGVALTQPPYHYKQLNYSFIASIPVGIAKALKLMEGQCLSIWKLITGKLSVKKSLSGPIGIAQSFGNEFIGYRFWMLVAYLSIALGLANLLPIPALDGGHALCILYETLSGRKPSDRFLQIAQKLGMIFILLLTLYVLGNDISKLL; translated from the coding sequence ATGGCATTCCTTATTAAGACAATTCAATTTTTAGCAGCACTCTTCATCATGGTTGGCATCCATGAATTAGGCCATCTGCTTTTTGCCAAGTTATTTAAAATGCGCGTCAACAGCTACATGATTGGCTTCCCACCCAAAATATTTAAAGTAAAATGGGGTGAAACAGAATATGCTCTAGGGTCGATTCCCTTAGGCGGGGCGGTTCAAATTGCAGGCATGGTGGATGAGTCATTAACTACCGATCATTTGCAAAATAGCCCACAACCTTGGGAGTTCCGTTCAAAGCCAGCTTGGCAACGGCTCATCACCATATTGGGGGGTATTGCTTTTAACCTGATCAGTGGTATCCTTATATGGATTGGTTTAACCTATCTGATCGGCTATACCTATTTGCCTAAAGATGAAGTAAATAAATATGGCATTATGCCCAATGCACTAGCCATACAAATGGGTTTTAAACCAGGGGATAAGATTATTCAAATCAATGGAGAAGATTTTGAAGATTTTAACGATACGATTTCACCCAATCTTTTGCTGCGCAGTAAAAGCTACTATACCATTCATAGAGATGGAGCACTCCTAAGGCTGCCCATTACAGAAAATGCCATAGAAAATTTATCAGATATCAAAAAAGGCCTTTTGTTAAGACCTATTTATCCTTGTGTGGTTCAATCCGTTAGTCCAAACAGCAGCGCTGAACGCGCAGGATTAATGGCTGGAGATCAAATCCTTGCATTAGCTGGCCAATCTACTCTTGATATAGAAATGCTCCATGCAATAGTTAAAACTTGTTTGGGCCAAGAAGTCGAGATCGTCTATTTGCGGGATGGTGTAAGAAAATCTACTCAGATTCAAATGGACGAGCAAAGATTAGGCGTAGCATTAACCCAACCACCCTATCATTATAAACAGCTCAACTACTCATTTATAGCATCCATTCCCGTTGGTATAGCAAAAGCATTGAAGTTGATGGAGGGGCAGTGTTTATCCATCTGGAAATTGATCACAGGTAAACTCAGTGTGAAAAAATCTTTAAGTGGTCCCATTGGCATTGCCCAAAGCTTTGGCAATGAATTTATTGGCTATAGATTCTGGATGCTGGTTGCCTATTTATCTATCGCGTTGGGTTTAGCCAATTTGTTGCCTATTCCCGCATTAGATGGAGGGCATGCGTTATGCATATTGTATGAAACACTATCTGGCAGAAAACCTTCCGATAGATTTTTACAAATCGCCCAAAAATTGGGTATGATTTTCATCCTTTTACTTACACTTTATGTATTGGGGAATGATATTTCTAAATTATTATAA
- the lon gene encoding endopeptidase La, translated as MYFNKSLIMDGGLASAWGEDGIGGMVELIVSDEKEQPSDCTTRVPLLALRNTVLFPNVVVPITVKERQAMHLIEAIHERDGLLGIVAQRNPETFEGKQTDIYKIGTLAKIIKIISLPNGRTIALVHGKQRFQTIQLFTEPSGLEATIQLLKDQPYKEDKRVLALMQSLKDVAIKILKFRSDLSSEAQTVLTSIKSLDFLTYFLASNLNTDIHYKQKLLESNNSTKRANLLLKHLLRELEISELKKEIQDKVHSDISQQQRDYYLRQQVKVLQDELGENDLSDEIDLLREKGNKKQWPKEVADYFKKALEKAERISPHSPDYSISINHAELLVDLPWESYTKDNLDLNRAKKIFDADHYGIEKVKERLLEYLAVLQLKKDMKGPILCLCGPPGVGKTSLGKSIAKAMGRKYARIALGGLNDEAEIRGHRKTYIGAMPGKIIYNIQKSGTSNPVIVLDEIDKIDGMRGDPASALLEVLDPEQNNAFVDNFLEVPYDLSNILFIATANAMDRIPAALQDRMEVIDVSGYLLEEKIEIAKKYLFPKQRKEHGLKATDLAIQDDALATVIASYTRESGVRELSRQLANICRKTAKSIALGESYTKKIKQSDVLALLGPEPFDQTPYQTTPLPGVSVGLAWTAAGGEILFIESVLSKGKGRVNLSGHLGEVMKESAMTALSYLKANDQYLDISHGVFENYDLHIHIPSGAVPKDGPSAGITLFTSLASLYTQKKVKDALAMTGEITLRGEVLPVGGIKEKILAAKRVGMKEIILSSKNKKDVQEIKAIYRENLIFHYVDSVDQVYRLALQEDKIANAKVWDGSVAESSIGK; from the coding sequence ATGTACTTCAATAAGTCACTGATAATGGATGGAGGGCTTGCTTCTGCATGGGGTGAGGATGGCATAGGCGGCATGGTAGAGTTGATTGTCTCTGACGAAAAAGAACAACCCTCTGATTGCACCACCCGAGTACCCCTATTGGCGCTTCGCAATACAGTCCTATTTCCCAATGTAGTTGTACCCATTACCGTTAAGGAACGGCAAGCCATGCACTTGATAGAAGCCATACATGAAAGAGATGGCCTATTAGGCATCGTTGCACAACGCAATCCAGAAACCTTTGAAGGCAAGCAAACAGACATTTATAAAATAGGCACACTGGCCAAAATTATTAAAATCATCAGTTTGCCAAATGGTAGAACGATTGCTTTGGTGCATGGCAAGCAAAGATTTCAAACGATTCAACTCTTTACAGAGCCATCTGGGCTAGAAGCTACCATTCAACTTCTCAAAGACCAACCCTATAAAGAGGATAAAAGGGTGCTGGCGCTTATGCAATCTCTAAAAGATGTTGCCATTAAAATCCTCAAATTTCGATCTGATCTTTCTAGTGAAGCACAAACGGTACTCACCAGCATTAAAAGCCTAGACTTTCTTACCTATTTTTTAGCTTCTAATTTAAACACCGACATCCACTACAAGCAAAAGCTACTAGAATCCAACAATAGCACCAAACGTGCCAACCTACTTTTAAAGCACCTGCTTAGGGAATTAGAGATTTCAGAGCTTAAAAAAGAGATTCAGGACAAAGTACATTCTGATATTAGTCAACAGCAACGGGATTATTACTTAAGGCAGCAGGTTAAAGTACTACAAGATGAACTAGGCGAAAATGACCTTTCTGATGAAATCGATCTATTGCGTGAAAAAGGCAATAAAAAACAATGGCCTAAAGAAGTAGCCGATTACTTTAAAAAAGCATTGGAAAAAGCGGAGCGGATCAGCCCACATAGTCCAGATTATTCGATTAGCATCAACCATGCAGAGCTGCTGGTAGACCTTCCTTGGGAAAGCTATACCAAAGATAACCTAGACTTGAACCGAGCTAAAAAGATTTTCGATGCAGATCATTATGGTATTGAAAAAGTAAAAGAACGTCTTTTAGAGTATTTAGCTGTTTTACAGCTAAAAAAAGACATGAAAGGGCCTATTTTATGTTTATGTGGTCCTCCTGGAGTTGGTAAAACCTCTTTAGGCAAGTCTATTGCAAAAGCAATGGGTAGAAAATATGCCCGCATTGCACTAGGTGGGTTAAATGATGAGGCTGAGATACGTGGTCATAGAAAGACCTATATTGGCGCCATGCCTGGTAAAATCATCTATAACATTCAGAAGAGTGGTACCTCCAATCCTGTTATTGTATTAGATGAAATAGATAAAATAGATGGCATGCGTGGAGATCCAGCATCTGCCCTACTAGAAGTACTCGATCCAGAGCAAAACAATGCTTTTGTAGACAACTTTTTAGAAGTACCCTATGATCTTTCTAATATTTTGTTTATAGCCACTGCCAATGCTATGGACCGCATTCCAGCTGCTTTACAGGACAGAATGGAGGTCATTGACGTAAGTGGTTATCTTTTAGAAGAAAAGATAGAGATTGCTAAAAAGTATCTTTTCCCCAAGCAAAGAAAAGAGCATGGCCTTAAAGCCACTGATCTGGCTATACAAGATGATGCCTTGGCTACTGTTATAGCAAGTTATACCCGTGAATCTGGTGTACGTGAGCTATCGCGTCAATTGGCCAATATTTGTAGAAAGACAGCTAAATCCATTGCTTTAGGGGAAAGTTATACGAAAAAAATCAAACAATCAGATGTGCTGGCTTTACTAGGTCCAGAACCATTTGACCAGACGCCTTACCAAACCACACCCCTTCCGGGTGTTTCCGTTGGCTTGGCATGGACAGCAGCTGGCGGTGAAATTCTTTTTATAGAATCTGTTTTAAGTAAAGGGAAAGGCAGGGTGAATTTATCTGGCCACTTAGGAGAAGTGATGAAAGAATCTGCCATGACTGCCCTTTCTTATCTAAAGGCCAATGACCAATACCTGGACATATCGCATGGGGTCTTTGAAAATTATGATTTACACATTCACATTCCCTCTGGCGCAGTACCAAAGGATGGTCCTTCTGCAGGGATTACCCTCTTTACCTCACTGGCCTCTCTCTATACGCAAAAAAAGGTAAAAGACGCTTTGGCCATGACAGGAGAGATTACCTTACGTGGAGAAGTGCTACCAGTAGGCGGTATCAAAGAGAAAATTTTAGCTGCAAAACGTGTGGGCATGAAAGAGATTATACTCAGCAGCAAAAACAAAAAAGATGTACAAGAGATCAAAGCAATTTACCGTGAAAATTTAATATTTCACTATGTAGATTCTGTAGATCAGGTCTATCGCTTGGCACTACAAGAAGACAAAATAGCTAATGCAAAGGTTTGGGATGGTAGTGTGGCTGAAAGTAGCATAGGGAAGTAA
- the mtaB gene encoding tRNA (N(6)-L-threonylcarbamoyladenosine(37)-C(2))-methylthiotransferase MtaB: MKKVAFHTLGCKLNFSETSAIGRLFTEAGFVTVTLAQRPHVFVLNTCSVTENADHKCAKIVREALKAAPEAFVIVIGCYAQLKPEEIATIPGVDAVFGTHEKFKLLDWITDWHKKKSDELATIQVASIKEKLTFSPAYSIGDRTRTFLKVQDGCSYACTFCTIPLARGPSRSATITEVVTQAQVIAKQNVKEIVLTGVNLGDFGIIDAKRQTNFFELIQALDAVEGIERFRISSIEPNLLRKEIIDFVAASKRFVPHFHIPLQSGSDKILKRMRRRYLTTLYQERIAHIKAQMPTCCIGVDVLVGFPGETEEDFLETYHFLNELAIAYIHVFPYSERDNTIAAGMTDVVPQKERVKRARMLRILSDKKLRHFYSQHLGHTATVLFEYGADDEVIEGFTENYIRVQLPYQEPLANKLCKVILKEINEAGIVIPELLQV, from the coding sequence ATGAAAAAAGTTGCTTTTCATACCTTAGGTTGTAAATTAAATTTTTCTGAGACCTCCGCGATTGGCCGATTGTTTACGGAAGCAGGATTTGTGACGGTAACCTTGGCACAACGTCCGCATGTTTTTGTTTTAAATACTTGCTCTGTCACAGAAAATGCAGATCATAAATGCGCAAAGATTGTTAGGGAAGCACTAAAAGCTGCACCAGAGGCCTTTGTTATTGTAATAGGCTGCTATGCACAACTCAAGCCAGAAGAGATTGCAACGATACCAGGCGTGGATGCGGTATTCGGTACACATGAAAAGTTTAAACTGCTGGATTGGATTACCGATTGGCATAAAAAAAAATCAGACGAATTAGCCACCATACAAGTGGCCTCTATCAAAGAAAAGTTAACCTTCTCCCCTGCTTACTCTATAGGAGACCGCACCAGGACTTTTCTGAAAGTACAGGATGGTTGTAGCTATGCCTGTACTTTTTGTACGATACCACTGGCTAGAGGCCCTAGCAGAAGTGCCACCATTACAGAAGTAGTCACACAAGCCCAAGTGATTGCTAAGCAAAATGTAAAAGAAATTGTTTTAACTGGCGTCAACCTAGGAGATTTTGGTATCATTGATGCCAAACGACAAACCAATTTTTTTGAGTTGATTCAAGCCTTAGATGCAGTAGAAGGGATAGAACGTTTTCGCATTTCCTCTATTGAGCCCAATTTGCTCCGCAAGGAGATTATAGATTTTGTCGCTGCCTCCAAACGCTTTGTTCCCCACTTCCATATTCCACTACAATCTGGTAGCGACAAGATTCTAAAACGCATGCGCCGTCGCTACTTAACAACGCTCTACCAGGAACGTATAGCCCATATAAAAGCACAAATGCCTACTTGTTGCATAGGGGTAGATGTACTAGTTGGATTTCCAGGTGAAACAGAAGAAGATTTCTTAGAAACCTATCATTTTTTAAATGAATTGGCTATTGCCTATATACATGTATTTCCTTACTCAGAACGCGATAATACAATAGCAGCTGGCATGACTGATGTAGTACCCCAAAAAGAACGGGTAAAACGGGCCAGAATGCTCCGGATCCTTTCGGACAAAAAGCTTAGACACTTTTATAGCCAACACCTGGGTCATACTGCTACGGTTTTATTTGAATATGGTGCAGATGATGAGGTTATAGAAGGGTTTACGGAAAATTACATTCGGGTACAACTTCCCTATCAAGAACCATTAGCCAATAAACTCTGTAAAGTAATCCTGAAGGAAATAAATGAAGCAGGCATAGTGATTCCAGAACTACTACAGGTCTAA